A portion of the Chryseobacterium tructae genome contains these proteins:
- a CDS encoding winged helix-turn-helix transcriptional regulator, with the protein MPEFFHDKRLYYTPIEFALSHIGGTWKMPILWRLQEKPLRFSELKRDIPHITDKMLTSQLRELESKEMIHREVYPVVPPKVEYSLTEKGKQSIPVIETIMKYGYDLIQDAGITFPPKD; encoded by the coding sequence ATGCCTGAGTTTTTCCACGATAAAAGATTGTATTATACACCTATTGAGTTTGCTTTAAGTCATATTGGCGGAACCTGGAAGATGCCTATATTATGGAGATTACAAGAAAAGCCCCTTCGCTTTAGTGAGCTGAAAAGGGATATTCCCCATATTACAGACAAAATGCTGACCAGCCAGCTAAGGGAATTAGAAAGCAAAGAAATGATCCATCGCGAAGTGTATCCCGTTGTGCCTCCGAAGGTAGAGTACAGTCTTACTGAGAAAGGCAAACAATCTATTCCTGTTATTGAAACTATCATGAAATATGGGTATGATCTAATTCAGGATGCTGGAATTACTTTTCCGCCCAAAGATTAA
- a CDS encoding tail fiber domain-containing protein: protein MQNSTFLQKTHSAMFRLCLIGSTSISSLIYSQAGINTPNPKTTLDITAKTDGSSQPEGLMIPRLTGDQIQTMTANMQPGTESLMIYATVSPVSPTSKVAKITQPGYYFWNGSNWESMGVNSNLYTSDGAIVTSLASRNVDLNGKNLVFSGTGSVGIGTTPSASAKLDVAGTVKASAIDYNSDERLKQNITEIKASNEIINKLRPVSYFWNETGKKKGGNAQLQYGLVAQEVEKVLPNIVSTDNDGYKSVNYNELIPLLLQTIQEQGKKIEELQREIQQLKKSK, encoded by the coding sequence ATGCAAAACTCTACTTTTCTGCAGAAGACTCATTCTGCAATGTTCAGGCTATGCCTTATCGGAAGCACATCCATCAGCTCATTGATCTATTCTCAGGCCGGGATCAATACTCCTAACCCCAAGACTACCCTTGATATCACCGCCAAAACAGATGGAAGTTCACAACCGGAAGGTCTTATGATACCACGGCTTACCGGAGATCAGATTCAAACCATGACGGCAAACATGCAACCTGGAACAGAATCACTGATGATCTATGCAACAGTCTCTCCTGTTTCTCCTACTTCGAAAGTAGCCAAGATCACACAACCTGGATATTATTTTTGGAATGGAAGTAATTGGGAAAGTATGGGAGTCAACTCCAACCTCTATACCTCAGATGGAGCGATCGTAACTTCTTTAGCCTCAAGAAATGTAGATTTGAACGGCAAAAATCTTGTCTTTTCCGGAACTGGTAGTGTAGGGATTGGAACTACTCCTTCTGCTTCTGCTAAACTAGATGTTGCAGGAACGGTAAAAGCAAGTGCTATAGACTATAATTCAGATGAAAGGTTGAAACAAAATATCACTGAAATAAAAGCGTCCAACGAAATCATTAATAAACTAAGACCAGTTTCTTATTTCTGGAACGAAACAGGAAAAAAGAAAGGCGGAAATGCTCAACTTCAGTACGGTCTAGTTGCCCAGGAAGTGGAAAAAGTACTTCCCAACATCGTCAGCACCGATAATGACGGATATAAGTCTGTAAATTACAATGAGCTGATTCCGCTCTTATTACAAACCATTCAGGAACAGGGTAAAAAAATCGAAGAATTACAAAGAGAGATACAGCAGCTGAAAAAATCGAAATAA
- a CDS encoding sodium:solute symporter family transporter produces the protein MQLYEGISVGLYLLLMIGIGIYSYRKSTNNSEEFLIGGRKMGAAVTALSAGAADMSGWLLMGVPGAMYLSGISSSWIAIGLTLGAFLNYIIVAPRLRIYTEVAQNAITLPVFFENRFKNKNHLLKITSSIFILVFFTLYTSAGMVSGGKLFESAFGMDYTVGLLLTSLVVVYIPS, from the coding sequence ATGCAATTATATGAAGGGATTTCTGTGGGGTTGTATCTATTATTGATGATAGGTATAGGCATATATTCTTATAGAAAATCAACAAATAACTCAGAGGAGTTTTTAATTGGAGGAAGAAAGATGGGAGCAGCTGTTACGGCACTCTCTGCAGGCGCTGCTGATATGAGTGGCTGGTTGCTGATGGGAGTTCCGGGAGCGATGTACCTGTCCGGTATTTCCAGTTCATGGATCGCGATAGGATTAACGCTTGGAGCATTCCTCAATTACATTATTGTCGCACCAAGACTTAGGATTTATACCGAAGTGGCTCAAAATGCGATTACATTACCTGTATTTTTTGAAAACAGGTTTAAAAACAAAAACCATCTTCTGAAGATTACGTCTTCTATCTTTATTTTGGTGTTTTTTACCCTTTACACTTCAGCTGGAATGGTGTCCGGCGGAAAATTGTTCGAATCAGCTTTCGGAATGGATTATACTGTAGGACTGCTGCTGACAAGTTTAGTGGTCGTTTATATACCTTCTTAG
- a CDS encoding TetR/AcrR family transcriptional regulator codes for MSRPRERILSTTLLLFHRQGFNSTGINQIIEEAKVSKASFYQHFKSKDDLCIEFLNKRYDYWVSELEKFISGALTSEEKILKSFDFLIYMNQKEDFRGCSFWNILSEIPADKEEIHVVLRCHKNKLRIFFNEEANDEAFAAHIYLLFESSILTSQLYRSNEFIETSKTIIKNILHSSH; via the coding sequence ATGTCTCGACCTCGCGAAAGAATATTAAGTACAACTTTGCTCTTGTTTCATAGACAAGGTTTTAATAGTACTGGCATTAATCAGATCATTGAAGAAGCCAAGGTTTCAAAAGCCAGTTTCTACCAGCATTTTAAATCTAAGGATGATTTGTGTATTGAGTTTCTCAACAAAAGATATGACTATTGGGTATCTGAGTTGGAAAAATTCATATCCGGAGCTTTAACCTCTGAAGAGAAGATACTGAAGTCTTTCGATTTTCTTATTTATATGAATCAAAAAGAAGATTTCAGAGGCTGTAGCTTTTGGAATATTCTATCTGAAATACCTGCTGATAAGGAGGAAATTCATGTTGTCCTTCGTTGCCATAAGAATAAGTTGAGAATATTCTTTAACGAGGAAGCTAATGACGAAGCTTTTGCAGCTCATATTTATCTCCTTTTTGAAAGTTCAATCCTGACCAGCCAGCTCTACAGGTCAAACGAGTTCATAGAGACATCAAAAACAATTATTAAAAATATCCTTCACTCCTCACACTAG
- a CDS encoding nuclear transport factor 2 family protein: MEQIKQAIEKFIKGGDNSDTALLEEILHKDYQNIQDGFFDKPGIIVIPKQEYIGLVRDKIFGGKPREITYHSLEQKNNIAYVQVSLESSALLFSSLITCVRENGKWQVITNIPSIETK; the protein is encoded by the coding sequence ATGGAACAGATCAAACAAGCAATCGAAAAATTTATTAAAGGTGGTGATAATAGTGATACAGCACTTCTGGAAGAAATCCTTCATAAGGATTATCAGAATATCCAGGACGGATTCTTTGACAAGCCGGGGATCATTGTCATTCCCAAACAGGAATATATTGGATTAGTAAGGGATAAAATATTTGGTGGAAAACCTCGTGAAATTACTTATCATTCTCTGGAACAAAAAAATAATATTGCTTATGTTCAGGTTTCACTGGAAAGTTCAGCATTATTATTTTCATCCCTTATCACTTGTGTCCGGGAAAACGGAAAGTGGCAGGTTATTACCAATATTCCTTCCATAGAAACTAAATAA
- a CDS encoding MFS transporter, translated as MKSKRNLYVLALGVFGITTTEFGVIGVLPEIASAFQISIEKAGWLLSAFALIVAVFGPFMLMALSSFKRKGLLICSLLIFTGANILSAYIGNFYALLAVRMIPAFFHPVYWSIALSVAEKSSESSDKSKAVSIIFSGLTLATVFGVPLATLMSDLFSWQSSFLLTASINIVALIGVQVLLPTIEKESDPPMEFDLTIFKNKSLWMGLFIAFFTIAAMYSTYGYMADFLKNVTRMNGRQISIMLFIFGTVGILGNKLAGKYMSRFPFQTTCLFLIVLAGIHILIYCYGNLFVPTIWIIGFWGLIHSGGFLISNMNVTSTVSGSSEFINSIFTSCGNFAITAGALFGGYWIAHYRIENVTGSSMIGFILAMIMVLLKNKLIQSKR; from the coding sequence ATGAAATCGAAAAGAAATCTTTATGTGCTTGCTCTTGGGGTATTCGGTATTACAACCACAGAATTTGGCGTGATTGGCGTATTGCCGGAAATAGCATCAGCTTTCCAGATATCCATTGAAAAAGCAGGCTGGCTGCTAAGTGCTTTTGCCTTGATTGTAGCTGTCTTTGGTCCGTTTATGCTTATGGCATTATCTTCATTCAAGAGAAAGGGTTTATTGATTTGTTCTCTGCTTATTTTTACCGGAGCCAATATTCTATCTGCCTATATTGGGAACTTCTATGCTTTATTAGCAGTCAGAATGATTCCTGCTTTTTTCCATCCTGTTTATTGGTCAATTGCTTTATCCGTAGCCGAAAAATCTTCTGAATCTTCTGACAAATCAAAGGCGGTAAGCATTATTTTCTCCGGACTTACTCTGGCTACTGTGTTTGGTGTCCCATTGGCCACTTTAATGTCTGATCTATTTTCCTGGCAATCTTCATTTCTGCTTACTGCTTCCATTAATATAGTAGCGTTAATTGGAGTTCAGGTTTTACTTCCAACCATTGAAAAAGAAAGTGACCCACCAATGGAATTTGATCTTACCATTTTTAAAAATAAAAGTCTATGGATGGGTTTATTCATTGCCTTTTTTACCATTGCGGCCATGTATTCTACCTATGGATATATGGCAGATTTCCTGAAAAATGTAACACGAATGAATGGCAGACAAATCAGTATCATGCTTTTTATTTTCGGTACAGTTGGGATTCTTGGAAATAAACTGGCGGGAAAGTATATGAGTAGATTTCCATTTCAGACCACTTGCTTATTCCTGATTGTATTAGCAGGTATCCATATACTGATCTATTGTTATGGAAATCTTTTTGTTCCTACGATCTGGATTATCGGTTTTTGGGGATTGATTCATTCAGGAGGGTTTCTCATCAGCAATATGAATGTTACCTCTACTGTTTCCGGCTCCTCCGAATTCATCAATAGTATTTTTACATCTTGTGGAAATTTTGCAATAACAGCAGGAGCTTTATTTGGAGGTTACTGGATTGCTCATTACAGGATTGAAAACGTAACAGGTTCAAGTATGATTGGTTTTATCTTAGCCATGATTATGGTATTATTAAAAAATAAACTGATACAATCTAAACGTTAA
- a CDS encoding M1 family metallopeptidase: protein MKKVHLLALFLVAFNTGFHAQTKSSSKIESGVSYELAQLRKSTLSDIKYELNLKIPESKLERIAGAEVLTFTYKKQNEASLLIDFKEDPTSLLSLSVNGKTIKPMLENEHVVIDAQYLKSGSNQIHFNFLAGDGALNRRDGYLYALFVPDRARTMFPCFDQPNLKAKYSLTLTIPEKWSAISNGKLKDTFVQQGQKTLRFNQSDLLPTYLFSFAAGDFKNHTEKISQQDSRMLYRETDSVKIKNSMDSIFTIYKNSLAYYEKWTGIKHPFQKHGMAVIPDFQFGGMEHPGAILFKNSVLFLDKNATQNQLNSRSNLIAHEVAHLWFGDMVTMDWFNDVWMKEVFANFMADKSTGASTDKSVYDLKFLTAHYPAAYSVDRTLGANPIRQVLDNLQNAGMMYGPIIYDKAPIMMRQLELLIGEEAFRKGVNEYLSKYAYNNASWPDLITILDKHTPKDLQSWNKVWVNDPGRPIIDYNVQYKGEKIERFTIFQKPEYGKEQKSWPQEFEISLFYTDRVEKVNIKLEGKQQDISELKGKMKPLFILQNSSGIGYGVFKTDKAVISNFSLVKDPISRASAYISLYENMLNSSGVSTQDLLSFFAEQLPKETTELNLRLITGYLTSIYWNFLPENTRLKESANIEDKLWKALQVQTAKNNKKIMFDAYQDIFQSQQAYDTLYKIWKSKTPPQDVSLNDEDFTNLALALSLRNSNNKDLLQEQLTRIENPDRITRFKIIMQAASSEQKVRDDFFNGLMQKQNRTNESAVGAALSYLHHPLRQQTSVHYLPKTLDVLQEIQQTGAIFFPDNWLRSTFSSYQDPKALEAVNQFLLKNPDYNRILKNKILQATDNLRRAQTLLK, encoded by the coding sequence ATGAAAAAAGTACATCTATTAGCATTATTTCTTGTTGCTTTCAATACTGGTTTCCATGCCCAAACGAAATCTTCATCTAAGATCGAATCTGGAGTATCCTATGAACTGGCTCAGTTGAGAAAAAGTACACTAAGTGATATTAAATATGAGCTCAATCTGAAAATTCCTGAAAGTAAATTGGAAAGAATTGCAGGAGCTGAAGTGCTTACATTTACCTATAAGAAGCAAAATGAGGCATCATTACTAATAGACTTTAAAGAAGATCCTACTTCGCTTTTATCATTATCAGTGAACGGGAAAACGATAAAACCGATGCTGGAAAATGAACATGTAGTTATTGATGCCCAGTACCTGAAATCGGGCTCCAACCAGATTCATTTTAATTTCCTGGCAGGAGATGGAGCATTGAACAGACGTGATGGTTACCTGTATGCTTTATTTGTACCTGATCGTGCCAGAACCATGTTTCCATGTTTCGATCAACCCAATCTGAAAGCAAAATATTCTCTGACTCTGACAATCCCTGAAAAATGGAGCGCAATATCCAACGGAAAACTGAAAGATACTTTTGTACAACAAGGACAGAAAACATTACGGTTTAATCAGTCAGATCTACTTCCAACGTATTTGTTTTCTTTTGCAGCCGGAGATTTTAAAAACCATACGGAGAAAATCAGCCAACAGGATTCCAGAATGTTATACCGCGAAACCGATTCTGTGAAAATTAAGAACAGCATGGATTCTATTTTCACGATATACAAAAATTCTCTCGCCTATTATGAAAAATGGACGGGCATCAAACATCCTTTTCAAAAACATGGAATGGCCGTTATTCCGGATTTTCAATTCGGCGGTATGGAACATCCGGGCGCTATATTATTTAAGAATTCCGTTTTGTTTTTAGATAAAAACGCAACACAGAACCAACTCAACAGCCGTTCTAACCTTATTGCTCATGAAGTGGCTCATCTTTGGTTCGGGGATATGGTGACGATGGATTGGTTTAATGATGTATGGATGAAAGAAGTTTTTGCCAATTTTATGGCAGATAAAAGTACTGGAGCTTCCACTGATAAAAGTGTATATGATCTCAAATTTTTAACAGCCCATTATCCGGCTGCTTATTCTGTAGATCGTACTTTGGGAGCAAATCCAATTCGTCAGGTTTTAGATAATTTGCAAAATGCGGGAATGATGTACGGGCCGATTATTTACGATAAAGCCCCTATCATGATGCGACAATTGGAATTATTAATAGGAGAAGAAGCTTTCCGAAAAGGAGTAAACGAATACCTCTCGAAATATGCTTATAATAATGCCAGCTGGCCGGATCTTATTACCATTCTTGACAAACATACTCCGAAAGACCTGCAGAGTTGGAATAAAGTATGGGTGAATGATCCGGGAAGACCAATTATCGATTATAATGTACAATATAAAGGTGAAAAGATAGAACGTTTTACCATTTTCCAGAAACCGGAATATGGAAAAGAACAAAAATCTTGGCCGCAGGAGTTTGAAATCAGCTTATTTTATACAGACCGGGTTGAAAAAGTTAATATAAAGCTAGAAGGAAAACAACAGGATATCTCCGAACTAAAAGGGAAAATGAAACCTTTGTTTATCCTGCAAAATTCATCGGGAATAGGCTATGGCGTATTCAAAACCGATAAAGCGGTGATCTCAAATTTTTCCTTAGTGAAAGATCCGATTAGCCGTGCCAGTGCTTATATTTCCTTATATGAAAATATGCTGAATAGCTCAGGAGTTAGTACACAGGATTTATTAAGCTTTTTTGCAGAGCAGTTGCCAAAAGAAACTACAGAACTGAACCTTCGCTTAATTACGGGATATCTTACCTCTATTTATTGGAATTTTCTCCCTGAAAATACCAGATTGAAGGAATCTGCAAATATTGAGGACAAACTTTGGAAAGCTTTACAGGTACAGACCGCAAAAAATAATAAGAAGATTATGTTTGATGCTTATCAGGATATTTTCCAGTCACAGCAGGCATATGATACTTTGTATAAAATCTGGAAATCCAAGACACCACCACAAGATGTATCTCTTAATGATGAAGATTTCACAAACCTGGCTCTTGCTTTGTCCTTGCGAAATTCAAATAATAAAGACCTACTACAGGAGCAGCTGACAAGAATTGAAAACCCTGATCGCATCACCCGTTTTAAGATCATTATGCAAGCAGCTTCTTCCGAACAGAAAGTGCGTGACGATTTCTTCAATGGGCTTATGCAAAAACAGAACAGAACCAATGAATCAGCTGTTGGGGCAGCATTAAGCTATCTCCATCATCCGCTAAGACAGCAAACTTCTGTTCATTATCTTCCTAAAACTTTAGATGTTCTGCAGGAAATCCAACAGACAGGAGCTATATTTTTCCCGGATAATTGGCTTCGTTCCACCTTTAGCAGCTATCAGGATCCGAAAGCGCTTGAAGCGGTCAATCAATTCCTTTTGAAAAATCCTGATTATAATCGTATTTTAAAAAATAAGATCTTACAGGCAACGGACAATTTGAGGAGAGCCCAGACCCTTCTAAAATAA
- a CDS encoding sigma-70 family RNA polymerase sigma factor has translation MQENYNKLLTYAYNITGSYEDSQDLVQDVIEKYISLDKSEIRNETNFLIKSTINHAINFKNRHSKKMVYGEWLPEPLSFENAENKLIKEQTTRYTLLVLLEKLNPRERAVYILKEAFDYSHQEIAETLDISVENSRKLLSRAGKQLQNIQYRPDNMNTSIHTDILQQYQLALSEGDIPNIEKLLIDEIKLSADGGKRVRVIKAVEVGKSATAQLLAYVQQQFLGKKPHSFHIFNHQPAICFWQDDRIYNCHILDIDASGMIREIYSIVDPEKLKRLQ, from the coding sequence ATGCAGGAAAATTACAACAAACTGCTTACCTATGCCTATAATATTACCGGTTCTTATGAAGATTCTCAAGATCTGGTACAGGATGTAATCGAAAAATATATTTCTTTAGATAAGTCTGAAATCAGGAATGAAACCAATTTTTTGATCAAAAGCACCATTAATCATGCTATTAATTTTAAAAATAGACACAGCAAAAAAATGGTGTATGGAGAATGGCTTCCTGAGCCTCTTTCTTTTGAAAATGCAGAAAATAAACTCATTAAGGAACAAACGACCCGCTATACCCTACTCGTTCTTCTAGAAAAGCTGAATCCAAGAGAGCGTGCAGTATATATTTTGAAGGAAGCATTTGATTATTCTCATCAGGAGATCGCAGAAACTCTTGATATTTCGGTAGAAAATTCCCGAAAGCTGCTAAGCCGTGCAGGAAAACAATTACAAAATATACAATACAGGCCGGATAACATGAATACCTCTATCCATACTGATATTCTTCAGCAATATCAGCTGGCATTGAGTGAAGGCGATATTCCTAATATTGAAAAACTTCTTATTGATGAGATTAAGCTGTCTGCAGATGGTGGAAAACGTGTTCGTGTCATCAAAGCTGTGGAAGTTGGAAAATCAGCTACAGCGCAACTTTTGGCATATGTACAACAGCAATTTCTGGGTAAAAAGCCTCATAGTTTTCATATTTTTAATCATCAGCCGGCTATTTGCTTCTGGCAGGATGATCGTATTTATAACTGTCATATTCTAGATATTGATGCTAGCGGAATGATCCGTGAGATCTATTCTATTGTGGATCCTGAAAAATTAAAAAGACTGCAATAA
- a CDS encoding sodium:solute symporter family transporter: MVRISFRNGLYCRTAADKFSGRLYTFLGGFLAVSLTDFVQGTIMVLALVIVPIVAIIEIGGVGETLSLIEAKDPKYLDLFRGTTTVSIVSLLAWGLGYCGQPHILVRFMAIDKPKDLVKARKIGITWMIFTVAGALAIGLVGIAYLQKFDIETMMKFDGSKTEAETIFIYFSRILFHPFIAGFLLTAILAAVMSTISSQLLVTSSSLTEDIYKAFVNKKATSKQLLMASRLSVLLVAIIAVLLSLDPKDSILNLVGNAWAGFGSAFGPLILLSLLWKKTTWQGGLAGMLVGGITVLAWVYLQHPLKDWYEIIPGFILSLLTNIIVSLATYKPDAVIENEFDEVKKIMQEP, encoded by the coding sequence ATTGTTCGAATCAGCTTTCGGAATGGATTATACTGTAGGACTGCTGCTGACAAGTTTAGTGGTCGTTTATATACCTTCTTAGGCGGTTTCCTGGCAGTAAGTCTTACAGATTTTGTACAAGGAACCATTATGGTATTGGCTTTAGTGATTGTACCGATTGTTGCCATTATCGAAATTGGAGGAGTTGGAGAAACGTTATCTCTTATTGAAGCTAAAGATCCAAAATATCTGGATTTATTCAGAGGAACCACTACCGTAAGTATTGTTTCTTTATTAGCTTGGGGATTAGGATACTGCGGACAACCGCATATTTTAGTTCGTTTTATGGCCATTGATAAACCAAAAGATTTAGTTAAAGCCAGAAAAATTGGGATTACATGGATGATCTTTACCGTTGCCGGAGCTTTGGCGATTGGTTTGGTAGGAATTGCTTACCTGCAAAAATTCGATATTGAAACAATGATGAAGTTTGACGGATCAAAAACAGAAGCAGAAACTATTTTCATTTATTTCTCCCGTATTCTGTTTCATCCGTTTATTGCAGGGTTTTTGCTTACTGCAATTCTTGCAGCCGTAATGAGTACCATTTCATCTCAGTTATTGGTAACTTCCAGTTCATTAACAGAAGATATTTATAAAGCTTTCGTGAATAAAAAGGCAACCTCTAAACAACTTTTGATGGCCAGCAGACTTTCTGTTTTATTAGTAGCAATTATTGCTGTACTCTTATCATTAGATCCTAAAGACAGTATCCTTAATCTGGTTGGAAATGCCTGGGCTGGTTTTGGTTCAGCATTTGGGCCGTTGATCCTATTATCTCTTTTATGGAAAAAAACAACATGGCAGGGAGGACTTGCCGGAATGTTGGTAGGGGGAATAACAGTATTAGCATGGGTATATCTTCAGCATCCTTTAAAAGATTGGTATGAAATTATCCCTGGATTCATTCTTTCTTTGCTTACCAATATTATTGTTTCCTTAGCTACCTATAAGCCTGATGCAGTGATTGAAAACGAATTTGATGAAGTTAAAAAAATTATGCAGGAGCCGTAA
- a CDS encoding cupin-like domain-containing protein — MGIALKPIDIVDDISQEDFREKYLKPRRPVVIKNMAKNWPAYQKWTMEYMKEVVGDVEVPLYDSAKADPAAPINTPTTKMPFGEYVDLIQREPTDLRIFFFDPIKFAPKLLDDYIPPKTLMGGFLDKYPSMFFGGKGSVTFLHYDIDMPHIFHTHFNGRKHVLLFEYKWKTRLYKLPYATYALEDYDISNPDFEKFPALDGIEGIECYLEHGDTLFMPTGWWHWMKYLDGSFSLSLRAWDKSWAVKAHSLWNLAVQRNFDNFMKGRYKKRYMDWKERKSVERANIALKKGLPK; from the coding sequence ATGGGAATAGCCCTTAAACCAATAGATATTGTAGATGACATTTCACAGGAAGATTTCCGTGAAAAATACCTAAAACCACGCAGACCAGTGGTAATCAAAAACATGGCAAAAAATTGGCCTGCATATCAAAAATGGACAATGGAGTACATGAAAGAAGTTGTAGGCGATGTTGAGGTACCTCTATACGACAGCGCTAAAGCCGATCCTGCAGCTCCTATCAATACTCCTACGACCAAAATGCCTTTTGGGGAATATGTAGACCTCATTCAACGGGAACCTACGGATCTGAGAATTTTCTTTTTTGATCCTATCAAATTTGCGCCTAAATTATTGGATGATTATATCCCGCCTAAGACTCTGATGGGTGGATTTTTGGATAAATATCCTAGTATGTTCTTTGGAGGCAAAGGTTCTGTGACTTTCCTACATTATGATATCGATATGCCTCATATCTTTCATACCCATTTTAACGGAAGAAAGCATGTCCTTCTTTTCGAATACAAATGGAAAACCCGTTTATATAAACTTCCTTATGCAACTTATGCACTGGAAGACTATGATATTTCCAACCCTGATTTTGAAAAATTCCCGGCCCTGGATGGCATTGAAGGAATAGAATGTTATCTTGAGCATGGTGATACCCTGTTTATGCCTACTGGCTGGTGGCATTGGATGAAATATCTGGATGGTTCTTTCTCTCTTTCTCTTCGTGCATGGGATAAAAGCTGGGCAGTAAAAGCACATTCTCTATGGAATCTGGCTGTTCAAAGAAACTTTGACAACTTCATGAAAGGAAGGTATAAAAAGAGATACATGGACTGGAAGGAAAGAAAATCCGTTGAGAGAGCGAATATTGCTCTAAAAAAAGGACTTCCTAAATAA
- a CDS encoding ABC transporter ATP-binding protein — protein sequence MLEIKNVKVEFKNQKVLNDLNLSIEEGCILGILGKNGAGKTTLFESVYQSLPFSGSITWKNKPLQRKQISYLETENYFYPYITGEEYLSYFSPQKEGEIKEIIEKFNLPLKKYVQYYSSGMKKKLALVGMLMLNKPINILDEPFNGVDFEGVHLLYDIIRQLKSQNKVVIISSHIIETLFHTCDKIALLQNGNIETIYNKEEFSQLNTLRF from the coding sequence ATGTTGGAAATTAAGAATGTAAAGGTAGAATTTAAGAACCAGAAAGTTTTAAACGACTTAAATTTATCGATTGAAGAAGGATGCATTTTGGGAATCCTGGGCAAGAATGGGGCAGGGAAGACTACCTTGTTTGAATCCGTATATCAAAGTCTGCCGTTTTCAGGAAGTATTACCTGGAAAAACAAGCCTTTACAACGGAAACAAATCTCCTATCTGGAAACAGAAAATTATTTTTATCCTTATATTACAGGAGAAGAATATCTGTCTTATTTTTCTCCCCAAAAAGAAGGTGAGATTAAAGAAATCATTGAAAAATTCAATCTCCCATTGAAAAAATATGTACAATACTATTCCAGCGGAATGAAGAAGAAGCTGGCTCTGGTTGGGATGCTCATGCTGAATAAACCCATCAATATTCTGGATGAACCCTTCAACGGAGTTGATTTTGAAGGGGTGCATCTGCTTTATGATATTATCAGACAGCTAAAATCTCAGAATAAAGTAGTGATAATCAGCTCTCATATTATTGAAACTCTTTTCCATACCTGTGATAAAATCGCATTGTTGCAAAATGGAAACATTGAAACGATATATAACAAAGAAGAGTTTAGTCAATTGAACACACTTAGGTTTTAA
- a CDS encoding transposase — protein MNLKKIHIGKLIQIRVEEKEIDLARLCNYFKCTEDELKRIYQSEGISTALLLQWSTLLEYDFFRLYSQHLIFYSPLNIHNSQKDAGLKTSLLQFRKNIYTIEMIGFILEMIGSGIKTKQQVITEYRIPKTTLYKWIEKYSSS, from the coding sequence ATGAACCTCAAAAAAATACATATTGGCAAGCTTATACAAATAAGAGTTGAAGAAAAAGAAATAGACTTAGCTCGTCTATGCAACTACTTCAAGTGTACAGAAGATGAACTTAAAAGAATATATCAATCTGAAGGTATTTCAACAGCATTACTTTTACAATGGAGTACGTTATTGGAATATGATTTCTTTAGGCTTTACTCTCAACATCTTATTTTTTATTCTCCACTCAACATTCATAATTCTCAGAAAGATGCTGGTTTAAAAACCTCCCTGCTTCAATTTAGAAAAAATATTTATACCATTGAGATGATTGGATTTATTCTGGAAATGATTGGCTCCGGGATAAAAACCAAACAACAAGTCATTACGGAATATAGAATTCCCAAAACAACGCTATACAAATGGATTGAAAAATATTCATCCTCATAA